In Corynebacterium afermentans subsp. afermentans, a genomic segment contains:
- the dxs gene encoding 1-deoxy-D-xylulose-5-phosphate synthase, giving the protein MALLEHIATPADVRKLSPAQLEALADEIREMLIQKVSATGGHLGPNLGVVEMTIALHYIFDSPNDPIIWDTSHQSYVHKILTGRGGQFDTLRKKGGLSGYTARAESEHDWTESSHASASLSYADGLAKAKALKGSDDANVVAVVGDGALTGGMCWEALNNIAAANRNVVIVVNDNGRSYSPTIGGFANNLTKLRDQLAALRMQPAYDEVMESGKKTLKSMGWVGERTFDALHALKEGVKYQVLPTEMFPELGMKYVGPVEGHDIKSLLNAFKYAKRFEEPLIVHVVTEKGHGFAPAVNNVADQMHSTGVIDPVTGQSLAASEPGWTSVFTEELLRAGHERDDIVAITAAMAGPTGLQPFAEQFPDRFFDVGIAEQHAVASASGMALGGLHPVVAVYSTFLNRAFDQLLMDVGLIDQPVTLVLDRAGVTGSDGASHNGVWDMAIASIVPGIRIAAPRDAARLREEFAEAIAVDDGPTVVRFPKGAVGADIDVVERLAGGTDVLARPEGEGTEDDIDVLIVAVGAFARYGLEVAKAVRDDGIRATVVDPRWVIPVSSDVLELAAEADLVVVYEDGVVRGGVGSAVAEALAAAEVDTPVRQLAFPDIFPLHASRGEILQEYGLDPVSAADQVRQWAESLADPEAEAKR; this is encoded by the coding sequence GTGGCACTGCTCGAGCACATTGCGACGCCAGCGGATGTCCGCAAGCTTTCTCCTGCGCAGCTTGAAGCTCTGGCGGATGAGATCCGCGAGATGCTGATCCAGAAGGTCTCCGCCACCGGCGGGCACCTCGGCCCCAACCTGGGTGTGGTGGAGATGACCATCGCACTGCACTACATCTTCGATTCACCGAACGACCCGATTATTTGGGACACCTCCCACCAGTCGTACGTGCATAAGATCCTCACCGGCCGCGGCGGGCAGTTTGACACGCTGCGTAAAAAGGGCGGGCTTTCCGGATACACGGCGCGCGCGGAGTCGGAGCACGATTGGACCGAGTCCTCGCACGCGAGCGCGTCGTTGTCGTATGCGGACGGTCTTGCCAAGGCAAAGGCGCTGAAGGGCAGCGATGACGCCAACGTTGTCGCCGTCGTAGGAGACGGTGCGTTGACCGGTGGCATGTGCTGGGAGGCGCTAAACAACATTGCGGCGGCCAACCGCAACGTTGTCATCGTGGTCAACGACAACGGACGGTCCTACTCGCCGACCATCGGCGGGTTCGCCAACAACCTGACAAAGCTTCGCGATCAGCTTGCGGCGCTTCGAATGCAGCCGGCGTACGACGAAGTGATGGAGTCCGGCAAGAAGACGCTGAAGTCCATGGGCTGGGTGGGCGAGCGCACGTTCGACGCACTGCACGCGCTCAAAGAAGGCGTGAAGTACCAGGTGCTGCCCACCGAGATGTTCCCGGAGCTGGGGATGAAGTACGTCGGCCCGGTTGAAGGCCACGACATTAAAAGCTTGCTCAACGCTTTCAAATACGCCAAGCGCTTTGAGGAGCCGCTGATCGTGCACGTGGTCACGGAAAAGGGCCACGGGTTCGCCCCGGCCGTGAACAATGTGGCGGATCAGATGCACTCCACGGGTGTGATCGACCCGGTGACAGGGCAGTCGCTCGCCGCGTCTGAGCCGGGCTGGACGTCTGTGTTCACCGAGGAGCTGCTGCGCGCCGGCCACGAGCGCGACGATATCGTGGCCATCACCGCGGCGATGGCGGGGCCGACCGGCTTGCAACCTTTTGCGGAGCAGTTCCCGGACCGTTTCTTCGATGTCGGTATTGCGGAGCAGCACGCTGTCGCTTCCGCCTCCGGGATGGCGCTCGGCGGCCTGCACCCGGTCGTTGCGGTGTACTCGACGTTTTTGAACCGGGCGTTCGACCAACTGCTCATGGATGTGGGACTGATTGATCAGCCTGTCACGTTGGTGCTCGACCGCGCCGGCGTGACCGGTTCGGACGGCGCCAGCCACAACGGCGTGTGGGATATGGCGATCGCCTCGATCGTGCCGGGCATCCGCATTGCAGCGCCCCGGGATGCGGCGCGTCTGCGTGAGGAGTTCGCCGAGGCTATTGCTGTCGACGACGGGCCGACGGTTGTCCGCTTCCCCAAGGGCGCGGTTGGCGCTGATATTGATGTCGTTGAGCGTCTTGCCGGCGGTACCGACGTGCTGGCACGCCCGGAGGGCGAGGGCACCGAGGACGACATCGACGTGCTGATCGTCGCCGTCGGCGCGTTTGCGAGGTACGGCCTCGAGGTAGCAAAGGCGGTGCGTGACGACGGCATCCGGGCAACCGTGGTAGACCCGCGCTGGGTCATCCCCGTCTCCTCTGACGTGCTGGAGTTGGCCGCGGAAGCCGACCTGGTGGTGGTGTATGAAGACGGCGTGGTCCGCGGTGGCGTGGGATCCGCTGTTGCCGAGGCGCTTGCGGCTGCGGAGGTGGATACCCCGGTGCGGCAGCTCGCTTTCCCGGATATTTTCCCGCTGCACGCATCTCGCGGCGAGATCCTGCAGGAGTACGGCCTTGATCCAGTCTCTGCTGCGGATCAGGTTCGTCAGTGGGCAGAAAGCCTGGCGGACCCGGAAGCTGAAGCGAAGCGCTAG
- a CDS encoding pyrimidine reductase family protein, with protein MKPPGQRETRLMGIAALTGAAASDGTSSGLGNDTDFALLNALRIWSDAVLVGAETARKENYFGVRTTQQQRETRHARGQAEVPPIVVMTKSLNFDTATQLFTDTRTPPLFAVPEDVLRDKDVFARARKIEQAGGVIVPVEGQDVSAVVAALHARGLARIVCEGGPSLNAQLIGAGEVDVFHYTVSPRAVQPSELRLFAEADTPSDRAFVLEAAHVTCDSMLFLRYRSVREG; from the coding sequence GTGAAGCCTCCCGGACAGCGGGAGACTCGCCTCATGGGCATTGCGGCGCTGACAGGAGCTGCCGCGAGTGACGGCACCTCTTCCGGTTTAGGCAACGACACCGATTTCGCGCTGCTCAACGCTCTGCGCATCTGGTCGGATGCGGTGCTCGTCGGCGCCGAGACCGCACGCAAGGAGAACTACTTCGGGGTGCGCACTACCCAACAGCAGCGCGAGACGCGGCACGCACGCGGGCAAGCTGAAGTGCCGCCGATTGTCGTCATGACAAAGAGCCTGAATTTCGACACTGCAACGCAGCTGTTCACGGACACGCGCACGCCGCCGTTGTTCGCGGTACCCGAGGACGTCTTGAGAGACAAGGACGTCTTTGCACGCGCGCGGAAGATCGAGCAGGCGGGCGGCGTGATCGTGCCGGTGGAAGGCCAAGACGTGTCGGCGGTCGTGGCTGCGCTCCACGCGCGTGGGTTGGCCCGCATCGTGTGCGAAGGCGGGCCCAGCTTGAATGCCCAGCTCATTGGCGCCGGCGAAGTGGATGTGTTCCACTACACCGTCAGCCCGCGTGCGGTGCAGCCGTCCGAACTACGCCTGTTCGCTGAAGCGGACACCCCCTCAGACCGCGCCTTCGTGCTTGAGGCCGCGCACGTCACGTGCGACTCAATGCTCTTCCTGCGCTACCGGAGCGTGCGCGAAGGCTAG
- the hemQ gene encoding hydrogen peroxide-dependent heme synthase translates to MAKLDFDKLNATQRFLQFAVFRALPGVLGTERSQLIDEARAFFSNLEQEGVVTVRGIYDNTGIRADADFMIWWHAEEFEHLQKALADFRRETEFGQKVELSWIGNGLHRPAEFNKSHLPSFIMGEEPGDWITVYPFVRSYDWYVMDPQERRRILAEHGMAARDFADVRANTVEAFTLGDYEWMLAFEAPTLERIEALMKTMRYTEARLHVREEIPFQTGRRVGDIGEIISVLP, encoded by the coding sequence ATGGCCAAGCTCGACTTTGACAAACTCAACGCCACGCAGCGCTTTCTGCAGTTCGCTGTGTTTCGCGCGCTCCCCGGGGTGCTTGGCACCGAGCGCAGCCAGCTTATCGACGAAGCTCGCGCCTTCTTCTCCAACCTCGAGCAGGAAGGCGTAGTCACGGTCCGCGGCATCTACGACAACACCGGTATCCGCGCCGACGCTGACTTCATGATCTGGTGGCACGCCGAAGAGTTCGAGCATCTGCAAAAGGCCCTCGCGGATTTCCGCCGCGAGACGGAGTTCGGGCAGAAGGTGGAACTGAGCTGGATCGGCAACGGGCTGCACCGCCCCGCCGAGTTCAACAAGTCGCACCTGCCCAGCTTCATCATGGGCGAGGAGCCGGGGGACTGGATTACGGTCTACCCGTTCGTGCGCTCCTACGACTGGTACGTGATGGACCCGCAGGAGCGCCGCCGCATCCTTGCGGAGCACGGCATGGCGGCCCGCGATTTTGCGGATGTGCGAGCCAACACCGTCGAGGCATTCACGCTCGGCGACTACGAGTGGATGCTCGCCTTTGAGGCACCGACGCTGGAGCGTATCGAGGCGTTGATGAAGACCATGCGCTACACCGAGGCGCGCCTGCACGTGCGCGAGGAGATCCCGTTCCAGACGGGCCGCCGGGTCGGCGACATCGGCGAAATCATCTCGGTGCTGCCCTAG
- a CDS encoding HRDC domain-containing protein translates to MSARLDYRLVDTPAAFREAAGALAHGRGPFAVDTERASSFRYGNRAFLVQVARRGAGTFLIAPEGHRDEVREIFAPVLGGQEWIIHAAGEDLRSLALLGLHPGILFDTELASRIVGHDRPNLAAMVERFVGVELEKGHGHEDWSRTPLPKSWQDYAALDVEYLHELAEALTEVLDAQGKLHWAFEEFAHLIAVYSKTPYPEKTWRDMKGLASVRDQSGLQVARELWHAREEISEQRDIAPGRLLPNRALLAIALAEPDSPHGLTRAIGSKGMPSRDVRRWLGVVERALSADPATWPRRRDPRENGTPSKSGWERHYPESWQMLQLCREDIAASAEDLDIRPDILLTPAILRETVWNAPDKAPAWDTHQAAIALEKAGARPWQIQITAPILAAAHAEMLDLV, encoded by the coding sequence ATGAGTGCCCGGCTGGACTACCGCCTTGTAGATACGCCCGCCGCCTTTCGTGAGGCTGCGGGCGCACTCGCGCACGGTCGCGGACCGTTCGCCGTGGACACTGAACGCGCTTCTTCCTTCCGCTACGGCAACCGCGCATTTCTTGTGCAAGTAGCGCGACGTGGCGCAGGAACGTTTCTGATAGCGCCCGAAGGCCACCGCGACGAGGTGCGCGAGATCTTCGCACCCGTGCTGGGCGGACAGGAATGGATCATCCACGCCGCGGGAGAAGACCTGCGCAGCCTTGCACTGCTCGGATTGCATCCCGGCATCCTTTTCGACACCGAACTGGCATCACGGATCGTCGGCCACGACCGCCCCAACCTCGCCGCCATGGTCGAACGTTTCGTCGGTGTGGAGCTGGAGAAAGGCCACGGCCACGAGGATTGGTCGCGCACGCCGCTGCCAAAGTCGTGGCAAGACTACGCCGCACTCGACGTGGAATATCTCCACGAGCTGGCAGAGGCGCTCACGGAAGTCCTCGACGCTCAGGGCAAACTGCATTGGGCATTCGAGGAGTTCGCGCACCTGATCGCCGTGTATTCAAAGACTCCCTACCCGGAGAAGACTTGGCGGGATATGAAAGGGCTCGCGTCGGTACGTGACCAATCCGGGCTCCAAGTCGCCCGCGAACTCTGGCACGCGCGTGAAGAGATCAGCGAACAGCGCGACATCGCTCCGGGGCGGCTACTTCCCAACCGGGCCTTATTGGCTATCGCGCTCGCCGAGCCAGACTCCCCTCACGGACTGACTCGTGCGATTGGGAGTAAAGGCATGCCCTCGCGGGACGTGCGGCGCTGGCTCGGCGTGGTCGAACGCGCACTTTCGGCGGACCCAGCCACGTGGCCGCGACGCCGAGATCCGCGTGAAAACGGCACACCGTCGAAATCCGGCTGGGAGCGCCACTACCCCGAATCGTGGCAGATGCTGCAGCTGTGCCGCGAAGACATCGCCGCCAGCGCAGAAGACTTAGATATTCGTCCCGACATTTTGCTCACGCCCGCGATTTTGCGCGAGACGGTGTGGAACGCGCCCGACAAGGCGCCGGCGTGGGATACCCACCAGGCAGCGATCGCCCTGGAGAAAGCGGGCGCGCGACCGTGGCAGATCCAAATCACTGCGCCGATCCTGGCCGCAGCGCACGCGGAGATGCTCGATTTGGTCTAG
- a CDS encoding DUF3000 domain-containing protein: MSAGGAGGNRDDHGNSDSWPAEFSAAVESMHAARLRPEITLGTIRPPQRPAPFSHAVGLEVAHADEENVPVDSEGDAFGRLILLHSPAAEEAWEGTMRLVAYIQADMDDAVASDPLLPDVAWQWLNESLAETGARHTNLGGTVTSTASVRFGEIGGPPRAYQLEMRASWTAEGTDLQHHVEAFSKVLAHVAGLPPEGVAQLGAR, encoded by the coding sequence ATGTCCGCCGGAGGCGCGGGCGGCAACAGGGACGACCACGGCAACAGCGATTCCTGGCCCGCAGAATTCAGTGCGGCCGTTGAATCCATGCACGCGGCGCGCCTGCGCCCCGAAATCACCCTGGGCACCATCCGCCCGCCGCAGCGCCCCGCACCGTTTAGCCACGCCGTCGGCTTGGAGGTCGCGCACGCGGACGAAGAAAACGTCCCGGTCGACTCTGAAGGCGATGCCTTCGGCCGCCTGATCTTGTTGCACTCGCCCGCCGCAGAAGAAGCGTGGGAAGGCACCATGCGCCTGGTCGCCTACATCCAGGCCGACATGGACGACGCCGTAGCCTCGGACCCGCTGCTTCCGGACGTAGCCTGGCAGTGGCTCAACGAATCGCTGGCTGAGACCGGCGCGCGCCACACCAACCTCGGCGGCACCGTCACCTCGACTGCCTCTGTGCGCTTCGGCGAGATCGGCGGGCCGCCACGCGCCTACCAGCTGGAGATGCGCGCGTCCTGGACCGCGGAGGGCACCGACCTTCAACACCACGTCGAAGCGTTTTCCAAGGTTCTGGCGCACGTGGCCGGTTTGCCTCCGGAGGGTGTGGCACAGCTCGGCGCGCGCTAA
- the msrB gene encoding peptide-methionine (R)-S-oxide reductase MsrB, which translates to MTDFKDFTDAQWREKLSPEEFHVLRGAGTEPPGVGEYTNTTTEGVYRCRACGAELFRSTEKFDAHCGWPSFFSPLAGDAIIEREDTSLGMVRTEVLCANCHSHLGHVFAGEGFNTPTDLRYCINSISLTLDEA; encoded by the coding sequence ATGACGGATTTCAAGGACTTCACCGACGCGCAGTGGCGCGAGAAACTCAGCCCGGAGGAGTTCCACGTCCTGCGGGGAGCAGGCACGGAACCCCCAGGCGTCGGCGAGTACACCAACACCACCACCGAGGGTGTGTACCGCTGCCGCGCGTGCGGCGCCGAGCTGTTCCGCTCCACCGAGAAGTTCGACGCCCACTGCGGCTGGCCCTCGTTCTTCTCCCCGCTGGCGGGTGACGCCATCATTGAGCGCGAGGACACCTCCCTCGGCATGGTGCGCACCGAGGTACTGTGCGCAAACTGCCACTCGCACCTGGGCCATGTCTTCGCCGGCGAGGGTTTCAACACCCCCACCGATCTGCGCTACTGCATTAATTCCATTTCGTTGACGCTCGACGAAGCGTAG
- a CDS encoding glycosyltransferase family 87 protein, which translates to MIATPPPRSEPATGSTAVQAQPADERAGLAPAIAAAAWPVAVLLVVHRLFILARAGSVTDDFTTVWSAARRFVERVPVYNEVYSHVNPHYLYNPGATLLLSPMGLIADIDVARPVFIAVNAACIIAALAWLTKLAGRKLSGPTFPVAVALAFSTEAVTNTLVFSNINGILLLALVAFIALLLSRRDIAAGIVLGFAILVKPMFAPLLVLPLLQLRWRPALGAIGIPVVMNLIAWPLTPGARDYLDVVVPYLKVTRDYANSSLSGFAVYFGMPSWAHGALFVLLAAAVAGAVLGLARVRHSQELLYLAVGSGVLFAGVCLLSSLGQAYYSMMLFPALFTVFHPDSPLRSWPAWLGAALCLSPLNWSSSLHPLTGSWLNTFLPTAGWAVFIVACAAWVLFRHTLLAPTERIGR; encoded by the coding sequence GTGATTGCTACACCACCGCCACGAAGTGAGCCAGCAACGGGTTCGACCGCAGTGCAGGCCCAGCCTGCCGACGAGCGCGCGGGCCTCGCACCGGCAATTGCCGCTGCCGCTTGGCCTGTCGCGGTGCTTCTGGTCGTGCACCGGCTGTTCATCCTCGCGCGCGCAGGTTCAGTGACGGACGATTTCACCACGGTGTGGTCCGCGGCGCGCCGTTTCGTCGAACGCGTCCCCGTGTACAACGAGGTGTACAGCCATGTTAACCCGCACTACCTGTACAACCCGGGCGCGACCCTGCTGCTGTCGCCGATGGGACTCATTGCCGACATCGACGTGGCGCGCCCGGTGTTCATCGCCGTCAACGCCGCGTGCATCATCGCCGCGTTGGCCTGGCTGACTAAGCTTGCGGGCCGCAAGCTTTCCGGGCCGACGTTTCCTGTGGCCGTAGCGCTGGCTTTTAGCACCGAGGCAGTGACCAACACGCTGGTGTTTTCCAACATCAACGGCATACTCCTGCTGGCGCTAGTGGCATTTATTGCGCTGCTGCTTTCCCGCCGCGATATTGCTGCGGGCATCGTGCTGGGGTTCGCCATCTTGGTCAAGCCGATGTTCGCCCCGCTGCTGGTGCTGCCGCTGTTACAGCTGCGTTGGCGCCCTGCGCTCGGCGCTATCGGCATTCCGGTGGTGATGAACCTCATCGCGTGGCCGCTGACTCCCGGTGCCCGCGACTACCTCGACGTGGTGGTGCCGTATTTGAAGGTCACGCGCGATTACGCCAACTCTTCCCTGTCCGGGTTCGCCGTGTATTTCGGCATGCCTAGCTGGGCGCATGGCGCGCTGTTCGTGCTTCTGGCTGCCGCCGTCGCGGGGGCGGTGCTCGGTCTTGCGCGCGTGCGCCACAGCCAGGAGCTGCTGTATCTCGCCGTGGGCTCCGGAGTACTGTTCGCCGGGGTGTGCCTGTTGTCCTCCCTGGGCCAGGCGTATTACTCCATGATGCTGTTTCCCGCCTTGTTTACGGTGTTCCACCCGGATAGTCCCCTGCGCAGCTGGCCCGCCTGGCTCGGCGCCGCACTGTGCCTGTCCCCCTTGAACTGGTCCAGCTCGTTGCACCCGCTGACCGGCAGTTGGCTCAACACGTTTTTGCCAACCGCCGGGTGGGCCGTGTTTATTGTCGCGTGCGCAGCGTGGGTATTGTTTAGGCACACCTTGCTCGCTCCGACAGAAAGGATTGGGCGATGA
- a CDS encoding asparagine synthase C-terminal domain-containing protein — translation MHDITGAALEYVADERELTKGPYDIADAGEAAAAIDHYLRVRVTAAVARSAGRTVLQLSGGIDSILLATYVAEVAPGALAVTYSQHVEDPEVGRAAAVAKQCGLEHVIVRPTDEDFEWLLARVVRALEFPEPWEISAGCVLEAINGASHEHGAEGVLLSGAGADALFMGGHTVFPAAGESLVDAWDATLRANVSKNFKRERFVPDFYERLLDDPERHVQIWQTHAAVELAQRIHPSLVQPDDSSHDKYIFRKLAVDRGVPAEVAFAPKNPMQVSSGLVGAIVDAARRQLERDFGERTYSSPLQEQLELTVARLYLQRLAGEERK, via the coding sequence ATGCACGACATCACTGGGGCAGCGCTCGAATACGTTGCAGACGAACGGGAACTGACGAAAGGTCCCTACGACATTGCCGACGCCGGCGAAGCGGCCGCCGCGATCGACCACTACCTTCGCGTACGCGTCACCGCCGCCGTCGCCCGCAGCGCCGGGCGAACCGTGCTCCAACTCTCCGGCGGCATCGATTCCATCTTGCTGGCCACCTACGTTGCTGAGGTCGCGCCGGGCGCGTTGGCCGTGACCTACAGTCAGCATGTGGAGGACCCGGAGGTGGGCAGGGCGGCAGCCGTCGCAAAGCAATGCGGCCTCGAGCACGTGATTGTTCGCCCCACCGACGAAGACTTCGAGTGGCTTCTCGCGCGGGTCGTGCGGGCCCTCGAGTTCCCGGAACCGTGGGAGATCTCGGCGGGCTGTGTGCTGGAAGCTATCAACGGTGCTTCGCACGAGCACGGCGCCGAAGGCGTACTTCTCTCCGGAGCCGGGGCCGACGCGCTGTTCATGGGTGGCCACACGGTGTTTCCCGCGGCGGGGGAGAGCCTCGTTGACGCGTGGGACGCGACGCTGCGAGCAAACGTGTCTAAAAACTTCAAGCGCGAGCGCTTTGTGCCAGACTTCTACGAGCGGCTCCTGGACGATCCTGAGCGCCACGTGCAGATCTGGCAGACCCACGCTGCGGTTGAGCTGGCCCAGCGCATCCACCCGTCGCTGGTGCAGCCCGACGACAGCAGCCACGACAAGTACATCTTCCGCAAGCTCGCGGTGGACCGGGGCGTCCCAGCTGAGGTGGCGTTCGCACCGAAGAACCCGATGCAGGTCTCATCCGGGCTCGTCGGCGCCATTGTGGACGCGGCCCGCCGCCAGCTTGAGCGTGACTTTGGAGAGCGCACGTACTCCTCGCCGCTGCAAGAGCAGCTGGAGCTCACCGTTGCCCGGCTGTACCTCCAACGCCTGGCCGGGGAGGAGCGCAAATAG